In Glycine max cultivar Williams 82 chromosome 7, Glycine_max_v4.0, whole genome shotgun sequence, a single window of DNA contains:
- the LOC100809025 gene encoding transcription factor MYB106, with translation MGRSPCCEKEGLKKGPWTPEEDQKLMAYIEEFGHGSWRALPAKAGLQRCGKSCRLRWTNYLRPDIKRGKFSLQEEQTIIQLHALLGNRWSAIAAQLPKRTDNEIKNYWNTHLKKRLTRMGIDPTTHKPKTDALGGSGGGQTRDAANLSHMAQWESARLEAEARLVRESKLQVQNNLGSCSSTQPARLVLNKITTQQQPSLPPCLDILKAWQSSWNKPPQQPTTKENNTKIMHSMYAMMLSTDDTLESPTSTLCFPGTTTTTTMLPISNNIGLLFNENNNSNNNMYPLATTIDDGVFMKDNTTTMLNLQMQDDDIMAAVEAFRAYDNNSSRNKYNNNNVVVPPSLSNSVILEGLNNDNDDNSKAALVVYDSNDDLGTEEADNLAIINGDGSLCNVNNLDENNKHYWNNIFNLVNDPLSGSSVF, from the exons ATGGGTAGGTCACCATGCTGTGAAAAAGAGGGCTTGAAGAAAGGGCCGTGGACTCCAGAGGAAGACCAAAAGCTCATGGCGTACATTGAAGAGTTTGGCCACGGAAGCTGGCGTGCTTTGCCTGCCAAAGCTG GACTTCAAAGATGTGGGAAGAGCTGTAGGCTAAGGTGGACTAACTACCTCCGACCAGACataaaaagaggaaagttcAGCTTGCAGGAGGAGCAAACAATCATTCAACTCCATGCCCTTCTTGGGAACAG atGGTCAGCCATAGCAGCTCAACTTCCCAAGAGAACCGATAATGAAATCAAGAACTACTGGAACACACACCTGAAGAAGAGGCTAACCAGAATGGGGATAGACCCCACCACCCACAAGCCGAAAACCGACGCACTCGGCGGCTCCGGTGGTGGCCAAACCAGGGACGCGGCGAACCTCAGCCACATGGCGCAGTGGGAGAGCGCCAGGCTAGAAGCCGAAGCGAGACTCGTGAGAGAATCAAAGCTGCAAGTCCAGAACAACCTGGGATCATGCTCCAGCACACAACCTGCGAGACTTGTTCTCAACAAAatcacaacacaacaacaaccctCGCTGCCACCGTGCCTCGACATCCTCAAAGCATGGCAAAGCTCGTGGAACAAACCGCCACAACAaccaacaacaaaagaaaacaacaccaaGATAATGCATAGCATGTATGCAATGATGCTTTCCACTGATGACACTCTAGAGTCTCCAACATCCACGTTGTGCTTCCcaggaacaacaacaacaacaacaatgcttCCTATCTCCAACAACATTGGATTACTCTTCAATgaaaacaacaacagcaacaacaacatgtATCCTCTCGCGACAACCATCGACGATGGTGTGTTCATGAAAGACAACACCACCACAATGTTGAATTTGCAAATGCAAGATGACGATATTATGGCGGCAGTGGAAGCATTTAGAGCGTACGACAACAACAGCAGTaggaacaaatataataataacaatgttGTTGTTCCTCCCTCACTCTCCAACAGTGTCATCCTCGAAGGACTCAATAACGACAATGATGATAATAGTAAGGCTGCTTTGGTTGTGTATGACTCAAACGATGACTTGGGCACGGAGGAAGCAGACAACCTGGCAATAATCAACGGGGACGGAAGCCTCTGCAACGTGAACAACCTCGATGAGAATAATAAGCATTACTGGAATAACATATTCAATTTGGTGAATGATCCCTTGTCTGGTTCCTCTGTCTTCTGA